The following proteins come from a genomic window of Methanosarcina sp. MTP4:
- a CDS encoding DUF2726 domain-containing protein, protein MHRKPLLVNKQERLTDEILEKTVSKYEARVFSKIRIADVLDINNSGISNKEYTYALKAHFDFVVTNEGTFPEFVVEFDEKYHKYNKSAILRDELKNSICCKLKLPLLRVTSEYFEKIGDFSSILNWITELYFTHKTFLDAQDHGEIPLDEPWTWFSVVGYDPFIFSRIFIQKAYDDGLCCEPIIRVRIGNRDERRYHATLATLKIQENKYLTSLVECSAINFYAVPAWELSKEIAECNIAKKLMCLDENKSEYQTYEEVSKLIKEFDEKYIVIIS, encoded by the coding sequence ATGCATCGAAAACCACTACTCGTAAACAAACAAGAAAGGCTTACTGACGAAATATTAGAAAAAACAGTAAGTAAATACGAAGCTCGAGTTTTTTCAAAAATCAGAATTGCAGATGTGTTGGACATAAACAATAGTGGAATATCCAACAAAGAATACACTTATGCATTAAAAGCTCACTTTGACTTTGTAGTCACAAATGAAGGCACATTCCCAGAATTCGTAGTCGAATTTGATGAAAAATATCATAAGTACAACAAATCTGCAATTCTTAGAGATGAACTGAAGAATAGTATTTGCTGTAAATTAAAACTTCCTCTTTTAAGAGTAACTTCTGAATACTTCGAGAAAATAGGGGACTTTTCAAGTATATTAAATTGGATCACAGAACTGTATTTCACACACAAAACATTCTTAGATGCGCAGGATCATGGGGAAATTCCATTAGATGAACCTTGGACATGGTTTAGTGTAGTTGGATACGATCCATTTATTTTTTCAAGAATATTTATTCAAAAAGCATATGATGACGGACTTTGTTGCGAACCAATAATAAGAGTCAGAATTGGAAATCGAGATGAAAGAAGATATCATGCCACTTTAGCTACGTTAAAAATTCAAGAGAATAAATACCTCACAAGTTTAGTGGAATGTTCTGCAATTAATTTTTATGCGGTTCCAGCATGGGAGCTCTCAAAAGAGATCGCTGAATGCAATATCGCAAAAAAATTGATGTGTCTGGATGAAAACAAAAGTGAATATCAAACATATGAAGAGGTTTCAAAACTGATAAAAGAATTTGATGAAAAATACATTGTTATCATTAGTTAA
- a CDS encoding type I restriction endonuclease: MDFIDQIKELAARIPKLRENIKTEEATKNALVMPLINILGYNVFDPTEVIPEYTADFGTKKGEKVDYAIFKDGNPVILIECKNIDADLDRVHASQLFRYFSVTEAKIGILTNGIIYRFYTDLDSPNKMDDKSFLEINFLDIKEPLINELKRFRKESFDIDDLAPVACELKYTREIKQILSKETNLPSEDFVKFFAKQVHSGPLTQNVREKFTVITKNALSQFINEKINERLKFAMSENPSDSIIEKTDGQEITDTTEESNDGIVTTEEEIEGYHIVKSILRATIDPKRISMRDKKRYCGILLDDNNRKPICRLHFNTKQKYLEVFIDENRKAEKNPITELNEIYDYSDQLVNTVNNYGMSK; encoded by the coding sequence ATGGATTTCATTGATCAGATTAAAGAATTAGCCGCAAGGATTCCAAAGTTACGTGAAAATATAAAAACTGAAGAGGCTACAAAAAATGCCCTTGTAATGCCCCTGATAAACATATTGGGATACAACGTTTTTGACCCTACTGAAGTTATTCCTGAATATACGGCAGACTTTGGGACAAAGAAAGGCGAAAAAGTCGATTATGCTATATTCAAAGATGGAAATCCGGTAATACTGATAGAGTGTAAAAATATTGATGCTGACCTGGATAGAGTGCATGCTTCACAGCTTTTCAGATACTTCAGTGTAACCGAAGCAAAAATTGGCATACTGACAAACGGAATCATTTATCGCTTTTACACTGATCTGGATTCCCCCAACAAAATGGATGATAAGTCTTTCCTTGAGATCAATTTTCTGGACATTAAAGAACCGTTAATAAACGAACTTAAAAGATTCAGGAAAGAATCTTTCGATATAGATGATCTGGCTCCTGTTGCCTGCGAATTGAAGTATACCAGAGAGATAAAACAGATTCTTTCAAAAGAGACAAATTTGCCATCAGAAGATTTTGTCAAATTTTTTGCTAAACAAGTGCACAGCGGCCCTTTAACTCAAAATGTACGCGAAAAGTTTACCGTGATTACAAAGAATGCACTCAGTCAGTTCATAAATGAGAAAATAAACGAGAGACTGAAATTCGCCATGTCGGAAAATCCTTCAGACTCTATCATAGAGAAAACCGATGGACAGGAAATTACCGACACTACAGAAGAATCAAATGACGGTATCGTGACAACGGAAGAAGAAATCGAAGGATACCATATCGTAAAATCAATCCTGCGCGCAACCATTGATCCTAAAAGAATATCCATGAGAGATAAAAAAAGATACTGTGGGATACTGCTAGATGACAACAACAGAAAACCGATCTGCAGGTTGCACTTTAATACCAAGCAAAAATACCTTGAAGTGTTCATCGATGAGAATAGAAAAGCCGAAAAGAATCCGATCACCGAATTGAACGAAATATATGATTATTCGGATCAGTTAGTAAATACAGTAAACAATTATGGAATGAGTAAATAA
- a CDS encoding NAD-dependent succinate-semialdehyde dehydrogenase: protein MKIKSVNPYTEELNWTYDPLSFKDCQQQIELSRAAFEGWSTLSVEERVRYIARAAGVLRQNKRVYAEVITKEMGKPIRESLSEIEKCAWACEYYAENAAGFLKDEVVETEAEKSYISFEPLGVIFGIMPWNFPFWQVFRFVVPALAAGNVCLLKHASNVPGSALEIQKVFLEAGLPDNVFKTLLIDSKTAMKMIDCGLVDGVSLTGSVAAGSAVGELAGKKIKPLVLELGGSDPFIVLEDADVDAAAQMAVKARFINAGQSCIAAKRFIIIEDVVVEFSEKFDEYMQQLKVGDPMDPETDIGPVAKKVFVGELEKVLKDAEKKGSRPKIHGQEHQKGFFFRPALVPAASTDMKVCSLEIFGPIAPVIMVKDENEAVEVANSTEFGLGGTIWSGDPERAERLAKRIKSGFVVVNGMVKSDPRLPFGGIKKSGVGRELSHYGLKEFVNIKTVVVNK from the coding sequence CTGAAAATCAAATCCGTTAATCCTTATACTGAAGAACTCAACTGGACCTACGACCCGCTTTCTTTCAAAGACTGCCAGCAGCAAATAGAACTGTCAAGGGCTGCTTTTGAGGGCTGGAGTACCCTTTCGGTGGAGGAGAGGGTCAGGTACATCGCCCGGGCTGCAGGCGTGCTCAGGCAAAACAAACGGGTTTATGCCGAGGTCATAACAAAGGAGATGGGAAAGCCTATCCGGGAGTCCCTGTCCGAGATTGAGAAATGTGCCTGGGCCTGCGAGTATTATGCGGAGAACGCGGCTGGCTTTTTGAAGGACGAGGTTGTGGAAACGGAGGCTGAGAAGAGCTACATCAGCTTCGAGCCGCTTGGAGTCATTTTCGGGATCATGCCCTGGAACTTCCCGTTCTGGCAGGTGTTTCGCTTTGTGGTGCCGGCGCTGGCTGCGGGAAACGTCTGTTTGCTCAAGCATGCTTCGAACGTGCCGGGGTCGGCACTGGAGATCCAGAAGGTCTTTCTGGAGGCGGGACTGCCTGATAACGTGTTTAAGACGCTGCTGATCGACTCGAAGACTGCGATGAAGATGATTGACTGCGGGCTTGTGGACGGGGTCTCGCTGACCGGAAGCGTTGCAGCCGGGTCTGCGGTAGGAGAGCTTGCGGGAAAGAAGATCAAGCCGCTTGTGCTGGAACTAGGGGGGTCCGACCCCTTCATCGTGCTCGAGGACGCGGACGTGGACGCGGCTGCGCAGATGGCGGTAAAAGCTCGCTTTATCAATGCCGGGCAAAGCTGTATTGCTGCAAAGCGCTTTATCATTATAGAAGACGTGGTCGTGGAGTTTTCCGAGAAGTTTGACGAATATATGCAGCAGCTCAAGGTCGGGGACCCCATGGACCCGGAGACCGACATCGGGCCTGTCGCGAAAAAGGTATTTGTGGGGGAGCTTGAAAAGGTCCTGAAAGACGCGGAAAAGAAAGGTTCCAGGCCAAAAATCCATGGGCAAGAGCACCAGAAGGGCTTTTTCTTCAGGCCTGCACTTGTCCCGGCTGCCAGCACCGACATGAAGGTCTGCAGCCTGGAAATCTTCGGGCCGATTGCGCCGGTTATCATGGTCAAAGACGAGAACGAAGCCGTGGAAGTCGCAAACTCCACCGAGTTCGGGCTGGGGGGCACTATCTGGTCAGGGGACCCGGAACGGGCAGAGCGGCTTGCAAAGCGCATAAAGTCCGGCTTCGTCGTGGTCAACGGGATGGTCAAGTCCGATCCCAGGCTGCCCTTCGGCGGGATCAAGAAGTCCGGGGTAGGAAGGGAACTTTCCCACTA